A single Symbiobacterium thermophilum IAM 14863 DNA region contains:
- the pepT gene encoding peptidase T, whose product MDRPDQAQLLNEGVVAKFLRYVQVDSPSGEGEGVPSTPEQWDMARLLEAELKALGLEEVRVDEHAIVTATLPGNRPGAPAIGLLAHFDTFPGTPGHNVKPLVHRNYDGGEIRLPAGPVIRPEEHPALRRCIGHDIITSDGSTLLGADDKAGVAIIMEIVSRLIRNPDAPRGPIRIGFTPDEETGRGIRLFDVAAFDATAAYTFDGSALGEVEAENFNARNLEVTITGKSAHTGTAKGQMINAVALAAEFCMAIPATMRPESTQGYEGFIHVDAINGSVEEVTMKILLRDFTDEGLAHKQAIVEGLLAGLEQRHPGARTALRQTGGYRNMKAGVARDPRVLDLALEAVRDAGLEPVLKPIRGGTDGAVLTEMGLPCPNLFTGGMNYHSRTEWASAQWMEKAVEVGLNLVRRWAEERA is encoded by the coding sequence GGTTGCCAAGTTCCTGCGGTACGTTCAGGTGGACTCGCCGTCTGGCGAGGGAGAAGGGGTGCCCAGCACGCCGGAGCAGTGGGACATGGCCCGGTTGCTGGAGGCCGAACTGAAGGCCCTGGGGCTGGAGGAGGTGAGGGTCGACGAGCACGCGATCGTCACCGCCACCTTGCCCGGCAACCGGCCGGGGGCGCCGGCGATCGGGCTGCTGGCTCACTTTGACACCTTCCCCGGGACGCCGGGGCACAACGTCAAGCCGCTGGTGCACCGGAATTACGACGGCGGCGAGATCCGGCTGCCCGCCGGGCCGGTGATCCGGCCCGAGGAGCACCCGGCCCTGCGCCGCTGCATCGGCCACGACATCATCACGTCCGACGGGTCCACGCTCCTGGGCGCGGACGACAAGGCGGGGGTGGCGATCATCATGGAGATCGTCAGCCGGCTCATCCGCAACCCGGACGCCCCCCGCGGCCCGATCCGCATCGGTTTCACCCCCGACGAGGAGACCGGCAGGGGGATTCGGCTGTTCGATGTCGCGGCCTTCGACGCCACCGCTGCCTACACCTTCGACGGCAGCGCCCTGGGCGAGGTGGAGGCGGAGAACTTCAACGCCCGGAACCTGGAGGTCACGATCACCGGTAAGAGCGCGCACACCGGTACCGCCAAGGGGCAGATGATCAACGCCGTCGCCCTCGCGGCGGAGTTCTGCATGGCCATCCCGGCCACCATGCGGCCGGAGAGCACGCAGGGGTACGAGGGGTTCATCCACGTGGACGCCATCAACGGCTCCGTCGAGGAAGTGACCATGAAGATCCTGCTCCGGGACTTCACGGACGAGGGGCTGGCGCACAAGCAGGCCATCGTCGAGGGGCTGCTGGCCGGCCTGGAGCAGCGCCACCCCGGGGCGCGCACCGCCCTGCGCCAGACCGGCGGTTACCGGAACATGAAGGCGGGGGTCGCCAGGGACCCCCGCGTGCTGGACCTGGCCCTGGAGGCCGTGCGCGACGCCGGCCTGGAGCCGGTGCTGAAGCCGATCCGGGGCGGGACGGACGGCGCCGTGCTCACTGAGATGGGCCTGCCGTGCCCGAACCTGTTCACGGGCGGCATGAACTACCACAGCCGGACGGAGTGGGCGTCGGCCCAGTGGATGGAGAAGGCGGTGGAGGTGGGCCTGAACCTGGTGCGGCGCTGGGCGGAGGAACGGGCCTGA
- the speE gene encoding polyamine aminopropyltransferase translates to MNRGDWLIEEQTPSYQTRWRVREVLHEEQTPYQKLQVLELEDFGRALVLDDAVQTTVGDEFIYHEMIAHVPLFTHPHPERVLIIGGGDGGTAREVCRHESVQKVDMVEIDRAVIEACRKHLPEIACGMDHPKVNLVVGDGIAWVADHADEYDVIIVDSSDPVGPAKGLFNQAFYKNVFRALKADGLFVCQVLSPFFHQSLIRDVYGVVSAIFPITMPYLAVVPTYPSGLHCFMLGSKRHSPLREGVRTPAWPTRWYTPAVHRAAFQLPPVVAQLLEPSGSQAGQ, encoded by the coding sequence ATGAATCGTGGCGATTGGCTGATCGAGGAACAGACCCCCAGCTACCAGACCCGGTGGCGGGTCCGGGAGGTGCTCCACGAGGAGCAGACGCCGTACCAGAAGCTGCAGGTGCTCGAGCTGGAGGATTTCGGCCGGGCGCTGGTGCTGGACGACGCGGTGCAGACCACCGTGGGCGATGAGTTCATCTACCATGAGATGATCGCCCACGTACCCCTGTTCACGCATCCGCACCCCGAGCGGGTCCTGATCATCGGCGGCGGCGACGGGGGCACGGCCCGCGAGGTCTGCCGCCATGAGTCGGTGCAGAAGGTGGACATGGTGGAGATCGATCGGGCGGTCATCGAGGCGTGCCGGAAGCACCTGCCCGAAATCGCCTGCGGCATGGATCACCCCAAGGTCAACCTGGTGGTGGGCGACGGCATCGCCTGGGTCGCCGACCACGCCGACGAGTACGACGTGATCATCGTCGATTCGTCCGATCCCGTGGGGCCCGCCAAGGGGCTGTTCAACCAGGCGTTCTACAAGAACGTGTTCCGGGCCCTGAAGGCAGACGGGCTGTTCGTCTGCCAGGTGCTCTCGCCGTTCTTCCATCAGTCCCTGATCCGCGACGTGTACGGCGTGGTGTCCGCGATCTTCCCGATCACCATGCCCTACCTGGCGGTGGTGCCCACGTATCCCAGCGGACTGCACTGCTTCATGCTGGGCTCCAAGCGGCACAGCCCCTTGCGGGAGGGGGTCCGTACCCCCGCCTGGCCCACCCGCTGGTATACACCGGCCGTCCATCGGGCCGCCTTCCAGCTGCCACCGGTCGTCGCACAGCTGCTGGAACCGTCGGGCTCGCAGGCCGGCCAGTAG
- a CDS encoding ABC transporter ATP-binding protein: protein MALLECRNVSRHFGGLRALGHLDLVLEPGEVVGLIGPNGAGKTTVFNVITGVFPPTEGEVLLEGRVLNGLRPWRITQLGIARTFQNIRLFREMSVLDNVLAAMHPRCGYGLLDALLHTPRFAGREQAMRDEALALLERMNLADRRHDRAGSLPYGAQRRLEIARALATHPKVLLLDEPAAGMNPTEVDALVELIRGVAAEFGLTVLLIEHQMGLVMNLCQRLVVLDFGEVIARGKPTEIQQNPRVLEAYLGRGVV from the coding sequence GTGGCGCTGCTTGAGTGCCGGAACGTCTCCCGCCACTTCGGCGGCCTGCGGGCGCTGGGCCACCTGGACCTGGTGCTGGAGCCGGGCGAGGTGGTGGGGCTGATCGGTCCCAACGGAGCCGGCAAGACCACGGTGTTCAACGTCATCACGGGCGTCTTCCCACCCACCGAGGGCGAGGTTCTGCTGGAGGGCCGGGTCTTGAACGGGCTGCGCCCCTGGCGCATCACGCAGCTGGGCATCGCCCGCACCTTCCAGAACATCCGGCTGTTCCGGGAGATGTCTGTGCTGGACAACGTGCTGGCGGCGATGCATCCGCGCTGCGGCTACGGCCTCCTGGACGCCCTGCTGCACACGCCGCGCTTCGCCGGGAGGGAGCAGGCCATGCGGGACGAGGCCCTGGCGCTGCTGGAGCGGATGAACCTGGCCGACCGGCGCCATGACCGGGCTGGATCGCTTCCGTACGGCGCCCAGCGGCGGCTGGAAATCGCCCGGGCCCTCGCCACCCACCCGAAGGTTCTGCTCCTGGACGAGCCCGCCGCCGGCATGAACCCGACGGAGGTGGACGCTCTGGTGGAGCTGATCCGGGGGGTTGCGGCGGAGTTTGGTCTGACCGTGCTGCTGATCGAGCACCAGATGGGGCTGGTGATGAACCTCTGCCAGCGACTGGTGGTGCTGGACTTCGGCGAGGTCATCGCCCGGGGCAAGCCGACGGAGATCCAGCAGAACCCGCGGGTGCTGGAGGCCTACCTGGGCAGGGGGGTGGTGTAA
- a CDS encoding MogA/MoaB family molybdenum cofactor biosynthesis protein: protein MGVHDHKEEAARAVGQLTAGIVTVSDTRTAETDESGQLLRELLTGAGHRVEAYAIVPDEVEAIRSAVVRFAERVDFVVVNGGTGMTPRDVTIEACRPLFSKELEGFGELFRMLSYQEIGSAAVMSRAAAGAVGRVMLFCLPGSKGAVRLATERLILPEIRHLVSHIRKR, encoded by the coding sequence GTGGGAGTGCACGATCACAAGGAGGAGGCGGCCCGGGCGGTCGGCCAGCTTACGGCCGGCATCGTGACGGTGAGCGACACCCGGACCGCGGAGACGGACGAGTCCGGCCAGTTGCTGCGGGAATTGCTGACCGGAGCCGGTCACCGGGTGGAGGCGTACGCCATCGTGCCGGACGAGGTGGAGGCCATCCGGAGCGCGGTGGTGCGCTTCGCGGAGCGGGTGGACTTTGTCGTGGTGAACGGCGGTACGGGCATGACTCCCCGCGACGTCACCATCGAGGCCTGCCGTCCGCTCTTTTCGAAGGAGCTGGAGGGCTTCGGCGAGCTGTTCCGCATGCTGTCCTATCAGGAGATCGGCTCCGCGGCGGTGATGTCCCGGGCGGCCGCGGGGGCGGTGGGGCGCGTGATGCTGTTCTGCCTGCCCGGGTCCAAGGGCGCCGTGCGCCTGGCGACGGAGCGGCTGATCCTGCCGGAGATCCGGCACCTGGTCAGCCACATCCGCAAGCGCTGA
- a CDS encoding ABC transporter ATP-binding protein, with product MLEVRDLRVAYGNIEALHGISLTVAEGEIVTLIGANGAGKSTTLRAVSGLVRARSGQILFEGHDITRIPAHRIVALGIGHVPEGRKIFTDMTVQENLELGAYIADPRRFREDLEAVFERFPRLRERRRQSAATLSGGEQQMLALGRALMLRPRLLLLDEPSMGLSPRLVEEIFAIIVALNRAGTTVLLVEQNAAMALSIAHRAYVLETGRVVLEGPAKELRNHPAVKEAYLGGGGSVQR from the coding sequence ATGCTGGAGGTCCGGGACCTGCGGGTCGCCTACGGGAACATCGAGGCCCTGCACGGCATCTCGCTCACGGTGGCGGAAGGGGAGATCGTCACCCTGATCGGCGCCAACGGCGCCGGCAAGTCGACTACCCTGCGGGCGGTCTCGGGACTGGTGCGGGCCCGATCGGGGCAAATCCTGTTTGAGGGGCACGACATCACCCGAATCCCGGCGCATCGGATCGTCGCGCTGGGCATCGGCCACGTGCCCGAGGGACGGAAGATCTTCACGGACATGACCGTGCAGGAGAACCTGGAGCTGGGCGCCTATATCGCCGATCCCAGGCGGTTCCGGGAGGACCTGGAGGCGGTGTTCGAGCGGTTCCCGCGGCTGCGGGAGCGACGGCGGCAGTCCGCGGCGACGCTCTCCGGCGGGGAGCAGCAGATGCTGGCCCTGGGGCGTGCGCTCATGCTCCGGCCCAGGCTGCTGCTCCTGGATGAGCCCTCGATGGGCCTTTCCCCGCGCCTGGTGGAGGAGATCTTCGCCATCATCGTCGCGCTGAACCGGGCGGGCACGACGGTTCTGCTGGTGGAGCAGAACGCCGCCATGGCCCTGTCGATCGCCCATCGGGCGTATGTGCTGGAGACGGGTCGGGTGGTGCTGGAAGGGCCGGCGAAGGAGCTGCGGAACCATCCCGCCGTGAAGGAGGCTTACCTGGGCGGCGGTGGATCCGTGCAGCGGTGA
- a CDS encoding ABC transporter substrate-binding protein has product MKRILAGFLVASLFALAACGGRSPAGRSGAGAETVKIGWIGPLSGANKTYGESAKRGVELALEEAGYKVGDLTVELIAGDDRSDSTEAVNLATKMMTQDRVAAIIGPVTSGSAIAVSAIAETYKVPMITATATAPKVTVNDDGKRKPFVFRACFIDPFQGQAAANFASRELGLKRAAVFYDKGNDYTIGLAEAFRETFEANGGEVVAWQSYSSEDTDFSAIMTNVAALKPDVLYLPDYYGRVSLIAKAAKDKGINVPMLGGDGWDSPDLDSATLAGGYVTAHYSEQDQREAVQQFATRFQERYGERPDSFAALGYDAAKLLLGAIERAGSTDGEALRAALQSTQDFPAVGGQLSFDEWGNPIKSAALLQVQADGSYKYITNVD; this is encoded by the coding sequence GTGAAACGGATCCTGGCGGGTTTCCTGGTGGCTTCGCTGTTTGCGCTTGCGGCTTGCGGTGGCAGATCCCCCGCCGGCCGATCCGGAGCGGGCGCCGAGACCGTGAAGATCGGCTGGATCGGACCGCTCTCCGGAGCCAACAAGACCTACGGTGAGTCGGCCAAGCGCGGCGTGGAACTGGCACTGGAAGAGGCGGGCTACAAGGTCGGCGACCTGACCGTGGAGCTGATCGCCGGTGACGACCGCAGCGACTCCACCGAGGCGGTCAACCTGGCCACGAAGATGATGACCCAGGACCGCGTCGCGGCCATCATCGGCCCGGTGACCTCGGGGTCGGCCATCGCGGTGAGCGCGATCGCGGAGACGTACAAGGTCCCGATGATCACGGCCACCGCCACGGCGCCCAAGGTGACCGTGAACGACGACGGCAAGCGGAAGCCGTTCGTGTTTCGGGCCTGCTTCATCGACCCGTTCCAGGGACAGGCGGCCGCGAACTTCGCCAGCCGGGAGCTGGGCCTGAAGCGGGCTGCGGTCTTCTACGACAAGGGCAACGACTACACCATCGGGCTGGCCGAGGCCTTCCGGGAGACCTTTGAAGCCAACGGCGGCGAGGTCGTCGCCTGGCAGTCTTACAGCAGCGAGGACACCGACTTCTCCGCCATCATGACCAACGTCGCCGCGCTGAAGCCGGATGTGCTCTATCTGCCGGACTACTACGGCCGGGTCTCGCTGATCGCCAAGGCGGCCAAGGACAAGGGCATCAACGTGCCGATGCTGGGCGGCGACGGCTGGGACTCCCCCGACCTGGACTCCGCCACGCTGGCCGGCGGCTACGTCACCGCCCACTACTCGGAGCAGGACCAGCGTGAGGCCGTGCAGCAGTTCGCCACCAGGTTCCAGGAGCGCTACGGCGAGCGGCCCGATTCCTTCGCCGCCCTGGGCTACGATGCAGCCAAGCTGCTCCTGGGCGCCATCGAGCGGGCCGGCAGCACCGACGGGGAAGCCCTTCGCGCGGCCCTGCAGTCCACCCAGGACTTCCCTGCCGTGGGCGGCCAGCTCTCCTTCGACGAGTGGGGCAATCCGATCAAGTCCGCCGCGCTGCTGCAAGTGCAGGCCGACGGCAGCTACAAGTACATCACCAACGTGGACTAG
- a CDS encoding branched-chain amino acid ABC transporter permease, with product MRKQAFAPAAAAAVLYLGLAWLRQAGFIGIYWGQIMDLALITTIQAVGLSLIYGFAGQFSLGHAAFYGLGAYVAAFVTRAFGGNTLTFALALAAGAATAGLVALLIGLPILRLRSDYLGIATLGFGIIVKVLLDNADKLSPVLGGARGMAGIPRLTTFHWVFWLAVLSVWLARNLVRSSHGRSCIAVREDEVAADIMGLDTTQFKTLAFVVGCAMAGLAGGLYAHLYSFLHPSSFDFLKSFDVLLVVVLGGLGSLTGTVVTAIGWVFLLEALRGVLGQQFLDWRGVVYALVLIVLMILRPQGLMGGREISLDGVLGRAAARGGAGRGAA from the coding sequence GTGCGCAAACAGGCATTTGCTCCCGCGGCCGCGGCGGCGGTCCTCTACCTGGGGCTGGCCTGGCTCCGGCAGGCGGGGTTCATCGGCATCTACTGGGGCCAGATCATGGACCTGGCCCTCATCACCACCATCCAGGCGGTGGGCCTCAGCCTCATCTACGGCTTTGCCGGCCAGTTCTCCCTGGGCCACGCCGCATTCTATGGCCTCGGCGCCTACGTTGCGGCCTTTGTCACCCGCGCCTTCGGGGGGAACACGCTGACCTTCGCCCTGGCCCTGGCCGCCGGTGCGGCGACGGCCGGCCTGGTTGCCCTGTTGATCGGCCTGCCGATCCTGCGGCTGCGGTCGGATTACCTCGGCATCGCGACGTTGGGCTTCGGCATCATCGTGAAGGTCCTCCTGGACAACGCCGACAAGCTGTCGCCCGTCCTGGGCGGCGCGCGGGGGATGGCCGGGATCCCGCGGCTCACCACGTTCCACTGGGTCTTCTGGCTCGCCGTGCTCAGCGTCTGGCTCGCCCGGAACCTCGTCCGCTCGAGCCATGGACGGAGCTGCATCGCGGTGCGGGAGGACGAGGTCGCGGCAGACATCATGGGCTTGGACACCACGCAGTTCAAGACGCTGGCCTTCGTCGTGGGCTGTGCGATGGCCGGGCTGGCCGGCGGGCTCTACGCTCATCTTTACAGCTTCCTGCACCCCAGCAGCTTCGACTTCCTGAAGTCCTTCGACGTGCTGCTGGTGGTGGTGCTGGGCGGGCTCGGGTCGCTGACGGGCACCGTCGTGACGGCGATTGGCTGGGTTTTCCTGCTGGAGGCGCTGCGCGGCGTGCTCGGCCAGCAGTTCCTGGACTGGCGGGGAGTCGTCTACGCTCTGGTGCTGATCGTCCTGATGATCCTGCGGCCCCAGGGGCTCATGGGCGGCCGGGAGATCAGCCTGGACGGCGTCCTGGGGCGTGCGGCCGCGAGAGGGGGTGCGGGCCGTGGCGCTGCTTGA
- a CDS encoding branched-chain amino acid ABC transporter permease, whose product MEHLLEQTLNGLQLGFVYALIAVGYTMVYGIIKLINFAHGDVFMVGAFLAYFGFTSWGLPWPVAVLVSMAGCAVLGVGIERLAYRPLRARGAPRIAALITAIGVSLFIEYFTSLNFVFGSDYRNVPRVLPDRRWELGGITVTNVQLLVLVTVLVLVASLQFVVYRTRVGKAMRAVAQDTDAARLMGIDVDRIIACTFALGSALAAAAGALFAVAYPQIHPFMGIMPGLKAFTAAVLGGIGSIPGALLGALVMGQVEVLTAAYVTTDFRDAIAFALLILVLLLRPTGLLGKTAPEKV is encoded by the coding sequence ATGGAACACCTGTTGGAACAGACGCTGAACGGGCTGCAGCTGGGCTTTGTCTACGCCCTCATCGCCGTCGGCTACACGATGGTCTACGGCATCATCAAGCTCATCAACTTCGCTCACGGCGACGTCTTCATGGTCGGCGCGTTCCTGGCCTACTTCGGGTTCACGTCCTGGGGACTGCCCTGGCCGGTCGCGGTGCTGGTTTCCATGGCCGGCTGTGCCGTGCTCGGCGTGGGCATCGAGCGGCTGGCCTACCGGCCCCTCCGTGCACGGGGCGCGCCCCGCATCGCGGCCCTGATCACGGCCATCGGCGTTTCGCTGTTCATCGAGTACTTCACCAGCCTCAACTTCGTCTTCGGCTCGGACTACCGGAACGTTCCCCGGGTACTGCCCGACCGCCGCTGGGAGCTGGGCGGGATCACGGTCACCAACGTGCAGCTCCTGGTGCTGGTCACCGTGCTGGTGCTGGTGGCCTCCCTGCAGTTCGTGGTCTACCGCACCCGGGTGGGCAAGGCCATGCGGGCCGTTGCCCAGGACACGGACGCTGCCCGGCTGATGGGCATCGACGTGGACCGGATCATCGCCTGCACCTTCGCGCTGGGCTCGGCGCTGGCGGCAGCAGCCGGGGCCCTGTTCGCCGTGGCCTATCCGCAGATCCACCCGTTCATGGGGATCATGCCCGGCCTCAAGGCGTTCACCGCGGCCGTGCTCGGCGGCATCGGCTCGATCCCCGGCGCGCTGCTCGGGGCGCTCGTCATGGGGCAGGTGGAGGTGCTGACGGCGGCCTACGTCACCACCGACTTCCGGGACGCCATCGCCTTCGCGCTGCTGATTCTGGTCTTGCTGCTCCGTCCCACCGGTCTGCTGGGCAAGACCGCCCCGGAAAAGGTGTAG
- a CDS encoding radical SAM/SPASM domain-containing protein, with amino-acid sequence MPGARSEGPYAGTAPVAVEEKPQSGARPRRVVWELTRACNLTCRHCRTVTCPAPTGKDLSTDQVVRVIEDIASVARPTFVFTGGEPLKRPDLFTIAAHASRHGAVVVLETNATMITAEAAAFLRTCGVAAVHVALDGATAETHDEFRGIPGAWAAAWRGIAHLKAVGLPFHLKFTIGVHNRDQVPAMLRLAEQEGAAGVHLCARMPAGCGIRLERDERLSPEEMEALLGWLSASFERTTVAVQATCAPQFHRVLRQQGGAAVVERQREQAHAVVGGGCSAATQGCFIAHDGQVQPCRHLPLPVGHVLQQRFQEIWEHALLLRQLRDRDLLGGKCGECGYRGACGGCRARAYEAYGFPLAQDPSCPYEPGD; translated from the coding sequence ATGCCAGGTGCCAGGAGCGAGGGGCCGTACGCCGGCACAGCGCCGGTGGCCGTCGAGGAGAAGCCACAGTCCGGAGCCAGGCCCCGCCGCGTCGTCTGGGAGTTGACCCGGGCCTGCAACCTCACGTGCCGGCACTGCCGCACGGTGACCTGTCCTGCGCCGACCGGGAAGGACCTGTCCACCGATCAGGTGGTCCGGGTGATCGAGGACATCGCCTCCGTGGCCCGGCCGACGTTCGTCTTCACGGGCGGGGAGCCGCTGAAGCGGCCGGATCTGTTCACCATCGCCGCCCACGCCAGCCGGCACGGCGCTGTCGTTGTGCTGGAGACCAACGCGACCATGATCACGGCCGAGGCGGCCGCGTTCCTGAGGACGTGTGGCGTGGCCGCGGTCCACGTGGCGCTGGACGGCGCAACGGCGGAGACCCACGACGAATTCCGGGGCATCCCGGGCGCCTGGGCCGCCGCGTGGCGCGGCATCGCCCACCTGAAGGCGGTTGGCCTGCCGTTTCACCTGAAGTTCACCATCGGCGTCCACAACCGGGACCAGGTTCCGGCGATGCTGCGGCTGGCCGAGCAGGAGGGGGCCGCCGGTGTCCACCTCTGCGCGCGGATGCCCGCAGGCTGCGGGATCCGGCTGGAGAGGGACGAGCGGCTGTCGCCGGAGGAGATGGAGGCGTTGCTGGGCTGGCTGAGCGCCAGCTTCGAGCGGACCACGGTGGCGGTGCAGGCGACGTGCGCCCCACAGTTCCACCGGGTGCTGCGGCAGCAGGGCGGGGCGGCGGTGGTGGAGCGGCAGCGGGAGCAGGCGCACGCGGTGGTCGGCGGCGGGTGTTCGGCGGCGACCCAGGGCTGCTTCATCGCACACGACGGGCAGGTCCAGCCGTGCCGCCACCTGCCCCTGCCGGTGGGCCACGTGCTTCAGCAACGGTTCCAGGAGATCTGGGAGCACGCCCTCCTGCTGCGGCAGCTGCGCGACCGGGACCTCCTGGGGGGAAAGTGCGGCGAGTGCGGGTACCGGGGCGCCTGCGGCGGCTGTCGGGCCCGCGCCTACGAGGCCTATGGCTTCCCCCTGGCGCAGGATCCGTCGTGCCCGTACGAGCCCGGCGACTAG